The following coding sequences lie in one Apium graveolens cultivar Ventura chromosome 3, ASM990537v1, whole genome shotgun sequence genomic window:
- the LOC141715178 gene encoding uncharacterized protein LOC141715178, with protein MSSDRSWMHRRFDARNNITEEYKLGVQNFIRVALKSDEVDSQGRIKCPCKECGNIWQKLPDNVTYDLYRYGIMESYTTWYFHGEKHNSRVEPETCSGNTRHRDDDMYDASDMLRDFADAHESFWNGEEEPNTTAKKFYDMLDGASEPLYPNCSSSTTLSFVNKLLYFKNKNGCSNKGFDELLQLIGSVLPEKHRLPHTYYDVKKMISGLNMGYEKIDACENDCMLFYKENSKKTCCDICHTDRYKDRKDSEKKLIPRKILRYFPLVPRLQRLYMSEQTAKCMTWHYDRVVVEGQLSHPADGDEWKAFDARFPRFAKEARNIRLGLSSDGFDPFRDPLARDYTIWPVVVVVYNLPPSMCMKAPYMFMPLIIPGPTDPTKDLHVYLRLLIDELKMLWHTGVETYDRSLRTNFQMRAALFWTISDFPALAMLSGWSTKGKFSCHVCNGDVKGFNSRMVVKLLSLELLDIFWNRVIL; from the coding sequence ATGTCATCCGACCGTAGTTGGATGCATAGGAGGTTCGATGCGAGGAATAATATAACGGAGGAATACAAACTTGGTGTACAAAATTTCATTAGAGTTGCTTTAAAAAGTGATGAGGTTGATTCACAGGGGAGGATAAAATGCCCATGTAAGGAGTGTGGAAATATATGGCAAAAGTTACCCGATAATGTAACTTATGATTTGTATCGATACGGTATTATGGAGTCATACACTACATGGTATTTTCATGGTGAGAAACATAACTCTCGGGTTGAACCCGAAACATGTTCGGGTAATACTCGTCATAGAGATGATGATATGTATGATGCAAGTGATATGCTTAGAGACTTCGCAGATGCACATGAAAGTTTTTGGAATGGTGAGGAGGAACCCAATACAACAGCAAAAAAGTTTTATGACATGTTGGATGGTGCTTCTGAACCACTTTATCCAAATTGTTCTAGTTCTACCACTTTATCATTCGTGAACAAGTTGTTATATTTTAAGAACAAAAATGGTTGTAGTAATAAGGGGTTTGATGAGTTACTTCAACTCATTGGATCAGTTCTTCCCGAGAAACACAGGCTACCTCACACGTATTATGATGTAAAAAAGATGATTAGTGGATTGAACATGGGATATGAAAAGATTGATGCTTGCGAGAATGATTGCATGTTATTTTATAAAGAAAATAGTAAGAAGACTTGTTGTGACATATGTCATACAGATCGATATAAAGATCGAAAGGATAGCGAGAAGAAGTTGATTCCAAGAAAGATCTTGCGATATTTTCCACTTGTACCGAGACTACAACGTTTATACATGTCTGAGCAAACTGCTAAGTGTATGACGTGGCACTATGACAGAGTTGTAGTTGAAGGTCAACTATCTCAtccagctgatggagatgaatggaaaGCTTTTGATGCTAGATTCCCGAGGTTTGCAAAAGAGGCACGAAATATCAGACTTGGCCTTTCTAGTGATGGATTTGACCCATTTCGTGATCCATTAGCAAGGGATTACACTATATGGCCTGTAGTGGTGGTTGTTTATAACCTTCCACCATCTATGTGCATGAAAGCTCCATACATGTTCATGCCTCTCATTATTCCCGGTCCCACTGATCCAACAAAAGATCTACATGTTTATCTCCGTCTATTAATTGATGAACTGAAGATGTTATGGCATACAGGGGTGGAGACATATGATAGGTCATTACGCACAAATTTTCAGATGAGGGCAGCATTATTTTGGACCATTAGCGACTTTCCGGCACTTGCAATGTTAAGTGGATGGTCAACAAAGGGTAAATTCTCATGTCATGTATGCAATGGAGATGTTAAAGGTTTCAACTCAAGAATGGTGGTAAAACTTCTTTCTTTGGAACTGCTCGATATTTTTTGGAACCGGGTGATCCTTTGA